The following proteins are co-located in the Myroides profundi genome:
- a CDS encoding homoserine kinase produces the protein MKEIKIFCPATIANLSCGFDVLGVCLDNVGDEMIITRTVEKGVRIKEIIGADLPLEVEKNVAGVAALALIEKLQPDFGFEIVIHKNIKAGSGIGSSAASSAGAVYGVNALCGYPLSNKELIYYAMQGEALASGAPHADNVAPALLGGFAFIHSYEPLNIVHIDSPKELYATVIHPQIELKTKDARSVLKQTVTLKQAIKQCGNLGGLICGLYTSDYDLIGNSLHDEFVEPKRSLLIPNYAELKQAACEHGALGGGISGAGPSVFALSKGKENAERVAEAMRQVVKDAGYEFDIHVSPINSQGIKVL, from the coding sequence ATGAAAGAAATAAAGATATTTTGCCCAGCTACAATAGCAAACCTATCATGTGGTTTTGATGTTTTAGGGGTGTGTTTAGACAATGTAGGTGATGAAATGATTATCACTAGGACAGTAGAAAAAGGTGTACGTATCAAAGAAATTATTGGAGCTGATCTACCACTCGAAGTAGAGAAGAATGTGGCAGGTGTTGCCGCTTTAGCTTTAATAGAAAAACTACAACCTGATTTTGGTTTTGAGATTGTGATTCACAAGAATATCAAGGCAGGTAGTGGTATAGGGAGTAGTGCTGCAAGTTCGGCAGGTGCTGTTTATGGTGTCAATGCGTTATGTGGCTATCCATTATCTAATAAAGAATTGATTTATTATGCAATGCAAGGAGAAGCTTTAGCGAGTGGGGCACCTCATGCGGATAATGTAGCTCCAGCGTTATTAGGAGGGTTTGCATTTATTCATAGTTATGAACCGCTTAATATAGTTCATATAGATTCTCCAAAAGAGCTATACGCTACTGTTATTCACCCTCAGATAGAATTGAAAACAAAGGATGCTCGTTCGGTTTTAAAGCAAACAGTTACTTTAAAACAAGCGATTAAACAATGTGGTAATCTAGGTGGATTGATTTGTGGGCTTTATACTTCAGATTACGATTTGATTGGTAATTCATTACACGATGAATTTGTAGAGCCTAAACGTTCACTATTGATCCCTAACTATGCAGAGTTAAAACAAGCAGCTTGTGAGCATGGAGCATTAGGAGGAGGAATATCAGGAGCAGGGCCTTCTGTGTTTGCATTGAGCAAAGGCAAGGAGAATGCAGAGCGCGTAGCAGAAGCAATGCGTCAAGTAGTAAAGGATGCAGGGTATGAGTTTGATATTCATGTATCGCCTATTAATTCACAAGGTATAAAAGTATTGTAA
- a CDS encoding SMI1/KNR4 family protein produces MIDFAFTSKGFEINGQLYSFPIAKEEMFRLFGEPEVFSGEHNDVYIWHTVGLRAFAKDRININTIEVTYRVEDYSTAVKSAFIGQLKLNEESDVMKYYNEHKQERIKLWDTDDTGAFRFNDVTVWYNIRREELYSLSLQAYEEAKEVEVALLPIDENFEYLEAVWYEWKKTIENRVGADNKYYNPTHGITQEQLDTVVEQLDEVELPAILVNFYKIANVKWNAVTSALSLHANGWNYDLLPFEKIADEWEGINELFDDEEVDEDTIADYDTRLKCTGYANPKWIPFAEGKNGDYLLIDTDPSDTGTYGQIIELQNESWSRTVIAFCLEELIYREIESLEGEITEHQQFIIDNGTF; encoded by the coding sequence ATGATAGACTTTGCTTTTACATCAAAAGGATTTGAGATAAATGGGCAACTGTATAGCTTTCCGATAGCGAAAGAAGAAATGTTTAGGCTATTTGGAGAGCCAGAGGTATTCTCAGGAGAGCACAATGATGTTTATATTTGGCATACAGTAGGATTACGAGCTTTCGCTAAGGATAGAATAAATATTAATACCATAGAAGTAACCTATAGGGTAGAAGATTACAGTACAGCTGTGAAATCTGCATTTATAGGTCAATTAAAATTAAATGAGGAATCAGATGTAATGAAGTATTATAACGAACATAAGCAAGAGCGTATAAAACTTTGGGATACAGATGATACTGGTGCTTTTAGATTTAATGATGTGACGGTGTGGTATAATATCAGAAGAGAAGAGTTGTACTCACTTTCTTTACAAGCCTATGAAGAAGCAAAGGAGGTAGAAGTAGCATTACTTCCTATTGATGAAAACTTTGAATATTTAGAGGCGGTATGGTATGAATGGAAAAAAACAATAGAAAATAGAGTTGGTGCAGATAATAAATACTATAACCCTACTCATGGTATTACTCAAGAGCAGTTAGATACTGTTGTAGAGCAATTAGATGAAGTAGAATTGCCTGCTATTTTGGTTAATTTCTATAAGATAGCGAATGTGAAGTGGAATGCTGTTACTTCAGCTTTAAGTTTGCATGCCAATGGTTGGAATTACGATTTGTTGCCTTTTGAGAAGATAGCAGATGAATGGGAAGGTATCAATGAGTTGTTCGATGATGAGGAGGTAGATGAAGATACAATAGCTGATTATGATACCCGACTTAAGTGTACAGGATATGCTAATCCTAAGTGGATTCCTTTTGCAGAAGGAAAGAATGGAGACTACCTATTGATAGATACTGATCCAAGTGATACAGGGACGTATGGACAAATTATAGAATTACAAAATGAGTCTTGGAGTAGAACAGTAATTGCTTTCTGCCTAGAGGAATTGATTTATAGAGAGATAGAATCTTTAGAAGGAGAAATAACAGAACATCAACAATTTATAATAGATAACGGAACATTCTAA
- a CDS encoding DUF2199 domain-containing protein, which produces MKYICADCGQEHEDWPALVFKAPDPYLALSEEEREHADLTSEICSIDEGDETHWYLRGVLTQYVYDACQYLDYGVWVSLSEASMKDYYEHYEDKEYKTTYFGWLVTNLPNYPPNTSFALPTNVEVDNSKGIPTILPHKKGDSVFIKDFYDGISTEEALKRIEALLK; this is translated from the coding sequence ATGAAATATATATGTGCAGATTGTGGGCAAGAACACGAAGATTGGCCTGCATTAGTATTTAAAGCTCCTGATCCTTACTTAGCATTGTCTGAGGAAGAAAGAGAACACGCAGATTTAACCAGCGAAATATGTAGTATAGATGAAGGAGATGAGACACATTGGTATCTGAGAGGGGTGTTGACTCAGTATGTCTATGATGCCTGCCAATACTTGGATTACGGGGTTTGGGTTAGTCTTAGTGAGGCGAGTATGAAGGACTATTATGAGCACTATGAGGATAAAGAGTACAAGACTACTTACTTTGGTTGGCTAGTGACTAATTTACCTAATTACCCTCCTAATACTTCTTTTGCTTTACCTACCAATGTTGAGGTAGATAATAGTAAAGGGATTCCAACTATCTTACCTCATAAAAAAGGAGATTCAGTATTTATAAAAGACTTTTATGATGGAATTTCGACAGAAGAAGCTTTGAAGAGAATCGAGGCTTTATTAAAATAG
- the thrC gene encoding threonine synthase, producing MKYYSLNNPQRVASFKEAAIQGIAEDKGLYFPQEIPQLALSFFEGIQAMSKEEIAYQVIAPFVGKEITEEELRTIVRETLAFDFPVVSIDQDVYTLELFHGPTLAFKDVGAGFMSRCLRSFVKGEKEKITILVATSGDTGGAVAHGFYDVEGIEVVILYPKGKVSSIQEKQLTALGKNIRAIEVEGSFDDCQAMVKRAFLDEELKSCRLTSANSINVARWLPQMFYYFLMYKELQHLNKPLVVSVPSGNFGNICAGMLAQKMGLPIAHFIAATNANDTIPRFFSSKAYTPKQTVETISNAMDVSDPSNFVRILELFAKDAKELSKDLSAYSFTDKVTLALIKEQYAKNGYLLDPHGAVGYLGIKEYAKEHQNFTGVFLGTAHPVKFPECIEQLLEIEIPIPDRLEEIMKGEKKSTVLTSYEELKEELLK from the coding sequence ATGAAGTATTATAGTTTAAATAACCCTCAGCGAGTAGCCTCATTTAAAGAAGCTGCAATACAAGGTATTGCCGAGGATAAAGGATTGTATTTTCCACAAGAAATACCTCAGTTAGCTCTTTCGTTTTTTGAAGGTATTCAAGCGATGAGTAAGGAAGAGATTGCATACCAGGTTATCGCTCCTTTTGTAGGAAAAGAGATAACAGAAGAAGAGCTAAGAACGATTGTAAGAGAAACGTTAGCATTTGATTTTCCTGTAGTATCGATTGATCAAGATGTTTATACATTAGAGTTATTTCATGGACCTACTTTAGCCTTTAAAGATGTAGGAGCAGGATTTATGTCTAGATGTTTGAGAAGCTTTGTCAAAGGAGAGAAAGAGAAAATTACTATTCTAGTAGCTACTTCAGGAGATACAGGAGGTGCTGTAGCTCACGGATTCTATGATGTAGAGGGGATTGAGGTTGTTATCTTATATCCAAAAGGGAAAGTGAGTAGCATCCAGGAGAAGCAATTAACTGCGTTAGGTAAGAATATTAGAGCAATAGAAGTAGAAGGAAGCTTTGATGATTGTCAGGCGATGGTGAAGAGAGCATTTTTAGATGAAGAGTTGAAATCTTGTCGTTTGACATCAGCGAATTCAATTAACGTAGCTCGTTGGTTACCTCAGATGTTTTATTATTTCTTGATGTATAAAGAATTACAACATTTAAACAAACCATTGGTTGTATCTGTACCTAGTGGAAACTTTGGTAATATATGTGCAGGGATGCTAGCTCAAAAGATGGGATTGCCTATTGCTCATTTTATTGCAGCTACTAATGCAAATGATACAATACCAAGATTCTTTTCTTCTAAAGCCTATACGCCAAAACAAACAGTAGAGACAATCTCTAATGCGATGGATGTAAGTGATCCGAGCAACTTCGTGCGTATATTAGAATTGTTTGCTAAAGATGCGAAGGAGTTGAGTAAAGATCTGTCAGCCTATTCTTTTACAGATAAGGTTACATTAGCCCTAATAAAAGAACAATATGCTAAGAATGGGTATCTACTGGATCCTCATGGAGCGGTTGGTTATCTAGGAATCAAAGAATACGCTAAAGAGCATCAAAACTTTACAGGTGTATTTTTAGGAACAGCACATCCTGTTAAGTTTCCAGAGTGTATAGAGCAATTATTAGAAATAGAGATTCCTATACCTGATAGATTGGAAGAGATTATGAAAGGAGAAAAGAAAAGTACTGTTCTCACTTCTTATGAGGAGTTGAAAGAAGAACTTTTAAAATAA
- a CDS encoding GNAT family N-acetyltransferase produces the protein MEVFTIFIKTILMTTIELTTERLLLNQPNLQDIPRLLEIMKNPVYSQNTTNIPYPYTKASATFWVNLALEGLEIGDKYIFAIRLKGSSTIIGGVGLGIDKANNKAEMGYWLDEQYWNKGYITEAAQALIHYGFETLHLKRIFASHFIHNPSSGKIMQKIGMQQEGVLKAYTLKDGEYLDHVLYALVNK, from the coding sequence ATGGAAGTATTTACTATTTTTATAAAAACAATCCTTATGACAACAATAGAATTAACCACAGAACGCCTTCTTCTAAATCAACCTAATCTACAGGATATTCCTCGCCTATTAGAGATTATGAAAAACCCTGTGTACAGTCAGAATACAACCAATATCCCTTACCCTTATACAAAGGCAAGTGCTACTTTTTGGGTAAACTTAGCTTTAGAAGGCTTGGAAATTGGAGATAAATACATCTTTGCTATTCGTCTAAAAGGTAGCTCTACGATCATCGGAGGAGTCGGTTTAGGCATAGACAAGGCAAATAATAAAGCTGAAATGGGCTATTGGTTAGATGAACAATATTGGAATAAAGGATATATTACTGAAGCAGCACAAGCTCTCATTCATTATGGCTTTGAGACATTGCATCTAAAAAGAATATTTGCTTCTCACTTTATACATAATCCATCATCAGGAAAGATTATGCAGAAGATAGGAATGCAACAAGAAGGGGTATTGAAAGCCTATACCCTAAAGGATGGTGAATACCTTGACCATGTATTATATGCGTTAGTAAATAAATAA
- a CDS encoding MBL fold metallo-hydrolase codes for MIKVVPLKEGDFYEDEVKNFLPIGDKVLTTEIQLAVQPFLIITDNHKTLLDVGLGYQENGVYKIDELLAKEGLTPLDIDRVLMSHLHKDHINGLVEETEEGYIGRYPNAQIYIQRREVAFAELSMDDISFDYDILEEALALPNIIWMNDDQGSIDDQITYQVVGGHTPYMQVFWIKDEEQIIFYGADNLPKHSYLEFNMAFKSDYDGKLAMKWRTEWKVQAEAEHWTVLFYHDMERALYTCE; via the coding sequence ATGATTAAAGTAGTACCCTTAAAAGAAGGTGATTTTTATGAAGATGAGGTAAAGAACTTTTTACCTATAGGAGATAAGGTATTGACCACAGAAATACAATTAGCAGTACAACCTTTTTTGATCATAACAGATAATCATAAAACATTATTGGATGTAGGTTTAGGATATCAAGAAAATGGTGTTTACAAAATAGACGAATTATTGGCCAAAGAAGGATTAACTCCTTTGGATATAGATAGAGTGTTGATGTCACACTTGCACAAAGATCATATCAACGGTTTGGTTGAAGAAACAGAAGAAGGATATATAGGACGCTATCCTAATGCTCAAATATACATTCAACGTAGAGAAGTTGCTTTTGCAGAGTTGTCTATGGATGATATTTCATTTGATTATGATATACTAGAAGAGGCATTAGCTCTGCCTAATATCATATGGATGAATGATGATCAGGGAAGTATTGATGATCAGATTACTTATCAGGTGGTAGGAGGGCATACGCCATATATGCAGGTATTTTGGATTAAAGATGAAGAGCAAATCATATTTTATGGTGCAGATAATCTACCAAAGCATAGTTATTTAGAATTTAATATGGCTTTTAAGAGTGACTATGATGGCAAGTTAGCGATGAAGTGGCGTACAGAATGGAAGGTACAGGCTGAGGCAGAGCATTGGACAGTGTTGTTCTATCACGATATGGAAAGAGCGTTGTATACTTGTGAGTAA
- a CDS encoding CNNM domain-containing protein, whose protein sequence is MTLLLVYLFLALAVSFICSIAEASLLSLSPSFLKSKAEAGDKKALKMINLKEDIDRPLSAILSLNTVAHTVGAAGVGAQATVVFGEAYFGLVSAVLTLLILVLTEIIPKTLGANYAKDIYGSMASVISAMVVVSYPLVVMSSFLTKRLSKKNAESSTSREEIATLASIGEQEGILGVKENKIIQNVFKLNEVRIDEVHTPRIMLVSADEEMTLREFLKNKEFLHFSRIPVYSDTKDNITGYVLREVAFEYLAEDRFDIQLKDIKRDILFVSEKLNVITTWNKMKEKHEHIAIVVNEYGEVDGLVTMEDIIETLLGFEIIDEKDKIVDLRQYAEERWQNRQKKYAYLADEDGIK, encoded by the coding sequence ATGACATTATTATTAGTTTATTTGTTTCTGGCTTTGGCCGTATCTTTTATCTGTTCTATTGCAGAAGCAAGCTTACTTTCTTTATCCCCTTCTTTTTTAAAGTCAAAGGCAGAAGCTGGAGATAAGAAAGCCTTAAAAATGATAAACCTAAAAGAGGATATTGATAGACCTTTATCGGCTATTTTGTCTCTTAATACAGTTGCTCATACAGTAGGAGCTGCAGGAGTAGGGGCACAAGCAACGGTGGTTTTTGGAGAGGCATATTTCGGATTGGTATCAGCTGTATTGACTTTATTAATCTTAGTCTTAACAGAGATTATACCGAAGACTTTAGGAGCGAATTATGCTAAGGATATTTATGGTTCTATGGCAAGTGTTATTTCTGCTATGGTTGTTGTAAGTTATCCATTAGTGGTTATGTCATCTTTCTTGACAAAGAGGTTGAGCAAGAAGAATGCAGAGTCTTCTACCAGTAGAGAAGAGATTGCAACTCTAGCAAGTATTGGAGAGCAAGAAGGTATCTTAGGTGTTAAAGAGAACAAGATTATTCAAAATGTATTCAAGTTAAATGAAGTACGTATAGACGAAGTTCACACGCCACGTATTATGTTGGTTAGTGCAGATGAAGAAATGACTTTAAGAGAGTTCCTGAAGAATAAAGAATTTCTACATTTCTCTAGAATCCCTGTGTATAGTGATACGAAAGACAATATTACAGGTTATGTGCTAAGAGAAGTTGCGTTCGAGTATTTAGCAGAAGATAGATTTGATATTCAATTAAAGGATATAAAGAGAGATATTCTATTTGTGTCTGAAAAATTGAATGTAATTACAACTTGGAATAAGATGAAGGAGAAGCATGAGCATATCGCTATTGTAGTGAATGAGTATGGTGAAGTAGATGGTCTAGTCACTATGGAAGATATTATCGAGACTCTACTTGGCTTTGAGATTATTGATGAGAAAGATAAGATTGTTGACTTAAGACAATATGCAGAAGAAAGATGGCAAAATAGACAAAAGAAATATGCTTATTTGGCTGATGAAGACGGTATAAAATAA
- a CDS encoding aldehyde dehydrogenase → MDTILSIFKAQKDFFNSNQTKDISFRIAQLKKLKQLLKTNEERLAEAIYLDFGKSSFETYITELSIVYLEIDYFIKNIKKLSKPKRVFTGIINFPGRGYIMPEPLGVTLVIGAWNYPYQLSLLPALTAIAAGNTVMIKPSELPMHTSNVLAELLNNAFQKELLYVIEGGIEETTQLLSLQFDKMFFTGSTAVGKIVYEAAAKNLVPVTLELGGKSPVFILKDCDLEITAKRIVWAKLLNAGQTCVAPDYLLVEKSIKNKLIHLLQKEMEIYPQDSRTLPSHYLQIINTHHFDRLVRLIDPQKVCYGGFIDREKRFISPTILDNVVWEDSVMQEEIFGPILPIIAFESLDEVIEKVKEKPKPLSCYIYSKDQSLIKKILREVSFGGGAVNDSLMHLTTSTLPFGGVGASGMGSYHGRYGFEAFTHFKSILHKPFWFESNMKYPPYTKGKESWLRRLFK, encoded by the coding sequence ATGGACACTATACTCTCAATATTTAAAGCTCAAAAGGACTTCTTTAATAGCAATCAAACGAAGGATATTAGCTTTCGCATTGCACAATTAAAGAAGCTAAAACAATTGCTAAAAACCAATGAAGAGAGGTTAGCAGAAGCGATCTATCTAGATTTTGGAAAGTCTTCTTTTGAGACCTATATTACAGAGTTGTCTATTGTTTATCTAGAGATTGATTACTTTATTAAGAATATTAAGAAACTCAGTAAGCCTAAACGAGTTTTTACAGGAATTATCAACTTCCCAGGAAGAGGATATATAATGCCAGAGCCATTAGGTGTAACTTTAGTTATTGGTGCGTGGAATTATCCTTATCAGTTGTCTTTATTACCTGCTTTGACAGCTATAGCAGCAGGAAATACAGTAATGATAAAGCCTAGTGAGTTACCAATGCATACATCCAATGTATTAGCTGAATTACTTAATAACGCTTTTCAAAAAGAATTACTCTATGTCATAGAGGGTGGAATAGAAGAAACTACACAATTATTAAGTCTACAGTTTGATAAGATGTTTTTTACAGGAAGTACTGCCGTTGGAAAGATAGTGTATGAGGCAGCAGCGAAGAATTTAGTTCCTGTTACACTAGAACTGGGAGGAAAGAGTCCTGTGTTTATTTTAAAAGATTGTGACTTAGAGATAACGGCTAAACGTATTGTTTGGGCGAAGTTGTTGAATGCAGGACAGACTTGTGTGGCTCCTGATTATCTATTAGTAGAAAAGTCGATAAAGAATAAGCTAATTCATTTGCTTCAAAAAGAAATGGAGATCTATCCACAAGATAGTCGAACCTTACCTTCTCACTATTTACAGATTATTAATACACACCACTTTGATCGATTAGTAAGACTAATTGATCCCCAGAAGGTATGTTATGGAGGTTTTATAGATCGAGAAAAACGTTTTATAAGCCCTACAATCCTTGATAATGTGGTTTGGGAAGATAGTGTTATGCAAGAAGAGATATTTGGCCCTATATTGCCTATTATAGCTTTTGAGTCATTAGATGAGGTAATTGAGAAAGTAAAAGAAAAACCTAAACCTCTTTCATGTTATATTTATTCCAAGGATCAGAGCCTTATAAAGAAGATCTTAAGAGAAGTCTCTTTTGGAGGAGGTGCAGTCAATGATAGTTTAATGCATTTAACCACAAGTACTTTGCCTTTTGGAGGAGTTGGTGCTAGTGGGATGGGGAGTTATCATGGACGATATGGTTTCGAAGCGTTTACTCATTTTAAAAGTATTTTGCACAAGCCATTTTGGTTTGAATCTAATATGAAATATCCTCCTTATACAAAAGGGAAAGAGAGTTGGTTAAGAAGGTTATTTAAGTAA
- the thrA gene encoding bifunctional aspartate kinase/homoserine dehydrogenase I encodes MKVIKFGGSSVANAVNIKRCIDIINKIEEPVIVVVSALSGVTDLLQLAAVQAAAHNEEYIDQFKDISHRHLEVVRALIPVNDQAGILSSVIRELNELEVLLQGCFLLRELSPRIKDLIMSYGERLSSYVIAEVMKAQGQDCRHGYSGDFIKTNDKFGKAAVNFEVTDQLIVDYFEKHKCAVTIVPGFIAESEANEVTTLGRGGSDYTAAIIAAALNLKELEIWTDVSGIYTANPRVVKQAKIVKHINFQEAMELSHFGAKVLYPSALAPILPKGISLIVKNTFEPEAEGSLVSAVGSTDPNPVRGITNIDNLALLTLEGPGMVGVAGISKRLFEVLSLEDINVIFITQASSEHSICFAIIAPDAERAEQVINSAFEFEIQNKKVKPVRVELGMSIIAAVGDYIKGHQGVSGKMFSALGRNNINICAIAQGASERNISAVILEKDVKKALNVLHEAFFEEVVVQLNLFVMGIGNVGGKFLEQIVQQHNYLREHLKVNVRVVGIANSKLMCFNVEGFDLAEVKDLSNCGVPMTQKGFLDKIKELNLRNSIFVDNTATADVAMTYASYLKNSIAVVTCNKIACSSTMEYYKELKGLSKKYNAPFLYETNVGAGLPIIDTIKNLVASGDQVKEIQAVLSGSLNFIFNQYNGDKPFAEIVALAKKEGYTEPHPLIDLSGVDVKRKLMILMRECNYWVEEEEVEVDSFLPMSCMEAEDADAFITALAKEEAHFKTLYEGAKAKGACLKVVATLKDGKASVGLQEIMSNHPFYHLEGKDNIVMFYTNRYQEQPLLIKGAGAGAEVTASGIFADVIRIGSKLL; translated from the coding sequence ATGAAAGTAATAAAGTTTGGCGGGTCATCAGTGGCTAATGCCGTGAATATAAAGAGATGTATAGATATCATCAATAAGATAGAAGAGCCTGTTATAGTAGTAGTATCTGCGCTGAGTGGAGTGACTGATCTACTACAGCTGGCGGCAGTACAAGCGGCAGCACATAATGAAGAATATATAGATCAATTTAAAGATATTAGTCATCGTCATTTAGAAGTTGTCAGAGCATTAATACCTGTGAATGATCAGGCTGGGATATTGAGCAGTGTGATTAGAGAACTGAATGAATTGGAAGTATTGTTACAAGGATGTTTCTTATTAAGAGAGTTATCTCCTCGCATTAAGGATTTGATTATGTCTTATGGTGAACGCCTTTCTTCTTATGTTATCGCTGAGGTTATGAAGGCACAGGGACAAGATTGCCGTCATGGATATAGTGGAGATTTTATCAAGACAAATGACAAGTTTGGTAAAGCTGCTGTAAACTTTGAAGTAACTGATCAGTTGATCGTTGATTACTTTGAGAAACATAAATGTGCAGTAACTATCGTACCAGGATTTATAGCAGAGTCAGAAGCAAATGAAGTGACAACATTAGGACGTGGAGGATCTGACTATACTGCGGCTATTATCGCAGCTGCTCTTAATTTAAAAGAACTAGAGATCTGGACTGATGTAAGTGGTATATATACAGCTAACCCAAGAGTGGTAAAACAAGCAAAAATAGTAAAACACATCAACTTCCAAGAAGCGATGGAGCTTTCTCACTTTGGAGCGAAAGTATTGTATCCATCTGCTTTGGCGCCTATTTTACCTAAAGGAATCTCATTGATTGTCAAAAATACTTTTGAGCCAGAAGCAGAGGGAAGTTTAGTCAGTGCTGTAGGAAGTACAGACCCTAATCCTGTAAGAGGAATTACAAATATTGACAATCTAGCATTGCTGACATTAGAAGGCCCTGGGATGGTAGGTGTAGCAGGTATTTCTAAACGACTGTTTGAAGTATTGTCTTTAGAGGATATCAATGTGATATTTATTACTCAAGCTTCTTCAGAGCACTCTATCTGTTTCGCAATTATTGCTCCAGACGCAGAAAGAGCAGAACAAGTGATTAATAGTGCTTTTGAGTTTGAAATACAAAACAAAAAAGTAAAACCAGTTCGCGTAGAATTAGGGATGTCTATTATCGCAGCTGTAGGAGATTATATCAAAGGGCATCAAGGAGTCAGTGGTAAAATGTTTAGTGCGTTAGGCCGTAACAATATTAATATCTGTGCTATCGCTCAGGGTGCATCAGAGCGTAATATTTCTGCTGTTATTCTAGAAAAGGATGTTAAGAAAGCATTGAATGTACTACATGAAGCCTTCTTTGAAGAGGTGGTGGTTCAGTTGAACTTATTTGTTATGGGAATAGGAAATGTAGGAGGGAAGTTCCTAGAGCAAATCGTGCAACAACACAATTATTTAAGAGAGCATTTGAAAGTAAATGTTAGAGTGGTAGGGATAGCTAATTCTAAATTGATGTGTTTTAATGTAGAAGGATTTGATTTGGCTGAGGTAAAAGATTTGTCTAATTGTGGAGTACCTATGACTCAAAAAGGGTTCTTAGATAAGATCAAAGAACTAAATTTGCGCAATAGTATTTTCGTAGACAATACAGCTACTGCTGATGTAGCTATGACTTATGCTTCATATTTAAAGAATAGTATTGCTGTAGTGACTTGTAATAAGATAGCTTGTTCTTCTACAATGGAATATTATAAAGAGTTAAAAGGCCTATCTAAGAAGTACAATGCTCCTTTCTTATACGAAACAAACGTAGGTGCAGGTCTGCCTATTATTGATACAATTAAGAACCTTGTTGCCTCAGGAGATCAAGTAAAAGAGATACAAGCAGTATTAAGTGGTAGTTTGAACTTTATTTTTAATCAATATAATGGAGATAAACCTTTTGCAGAGATAGTAGCTCTAGCTAAGAAAGAAGGGTATACAGAGCCTCATCCATTGATAGATCTGAGTGGTGTAGATGTGAAGAGAAAACTGATGATTCTGATGAGAGAGTGCAATTATTGGGTAGAAGAAGAAGAGGTAGAGGTGGATAGTTTCTTACCAATGTCTTGTATGGAGGCAGAGGATGCAGATGCGTTTATCACAGCTTTAGCTAAGGAAGAAGCTCACTTTAAGACGCTATATGAAGGAGCAAAAGCTAAAGGAGCTTGTCTAAAAGTAGTGGCAACGCTTAAAGACGGTAAGGCTAGTGTAGGTCTGCAAGAGATAATGTCTAATCACCCATTCTATCACTTAGAAGGGAAAGATAATATCGTAATGTTCTATACAAATCGCTATCAAGAACAACCGTTATTAATAAAAGGAGCGGGTGCAGGAGCAGAAGTGACAGCATCAGGAATATTTGCAGATGTAATAAGAATAGGAAGTAAATTGTTATAA